Proteins encoded by one window of Sardina pilchardus chromosome 7, fSarPil1.1, whole genome shotgun sequence:
- the neu4 gene encoding sialidase-4, translated as MRGSQMYFPARTVLFRKEASGVTYRVPALIYLPNAASFLAFCEERLSPADAQANLLVMRKGKFYRNYVEWDDMRVLATAHLQGHRSMNPCPVYDEFTGTLFLFFIAVLGHTSEAYQLVTGKNVTRLCYVSSNDHGDTWSPVTDLTKRVIGDTIKEWATFALGPGHGIQLKSGRLLVPAYAYHIDCKECLGRVCLTTPHSFCFHSDTHGRVWRFGEAVPGPESVECQMVSVDEEDGSNILYCNARSPLGCRVQSLSLDDGAVFQDGQLVQKLVEPRNGCHGSIMGFPAPLELLQEARRSRLRHWTSELRVSSDPVAAAALVSKRGQNFLTPTWVVYSHPTWPNARRDLGVYLSLFPRDPDSWSGPWVIYEGPSAYSDLAYLEQPSAGAPPVTAFACLFENGTRTPYDEISFSIFTLYELIDNLPPNKCQLTDPSSKLQKTSKRKRWRSCSLCCIS; from the exons ATGAGGGGATCCCAGATGTATTTTCCTGCACGCACCGTGCTGTTCCGGAAAGAGGCCAGTGGAGTGACGTACCGAGTACCTGCGCTGATTTACCTCCCAAACGCCGCATCCTTCCTGGCCTTCTGTGAGGAGAGGCTGAGCCCTGCAGACGCTCAGGCCAACCTGCTGGTCATGCGCAAGGGCAAGTTCTACAGGAATTACGTGGAG TGGGACGACATGCGCGTGCTGGCCACGGCACATCTGCAGGGTCATAGGTCAATGAACCCGTGCCCCGTGTACGACGAGTTCACCGgcaccctcttcctcttcttcatcgCGGTGCTGGGACACACATCGGAGGCCTACCAGCTGGTGACGGGGAAGAACGTGACACGCCTCTGCTACGTCTCCAGCAACGATCACGGCGACACCTGGAGCCCTGTCACAGACCTCACCAAGAGAGTGATAGGAGACACTATTAAAG AGTGGGCCACCTTCGCTCTGGGTCCGGGCCATGGAATCCAGCTGAAGTCGGGCCGCCTGCTGGTCCCAGCGTACGCGTACCATATCGACTGCAAAGAGTGCCTGGGCAGGGTGTGTCTGACCACACCCCACTCCTTCTGCTTCCACAGTGACACGCACGGGCGCGTGTGGCGCTTCGGAGAGGCGGTCCCCGGGCCGGAGAGCGTGGAGTGCCAGATGGTGTCCGTGGACGAGGAGGACGGCTCCAACATCCTGTACTGCAACGCCAGGAGCCCGCTCGGGTGCCGGGTGCAGTCTCTCAGCCTGGACGACGGCGCCGTGTTTCAGGACGGTCAGCTGGTCCAGAAGCTGGTGGAGCCACGCAACGGCTGCCACGGCAGCATCATGGGCTTTCCCGCCCCTCTGGAGCTCCTGCAGGAGGCCAGACGCTCGCGTCTGCGACACTGGACGTCGGAGCTCCGCGTCTCCTCTGACCCCGTCGCTGCTGCTGCCTTAGTCTCAAAGCGTGGCCAGAACTTCCTCACTCCCACCTGGGTGGTGTATTCTCACCCCACCTGGCCCAACGCACGCCGGGACCTGGGAGTGTACTTGAGCCTCTTTCCCCGCGATCCAGACAGTTGGTCAGGGCCTTGGGTTATCTACGAGGGCCCAAGCGCCTACTCAGACTTGGCCTACCTGGAGCAGCCCTCTGCCGGAGCTCCCCCAGTCACAGCCTTTGCCTGTCTGTTTGAGAACGGCACAAGGACACCTTATGATGAGATCTCCTTCAGCATCTTCACACTCTACGAGCTCATTGACAACCTACCCCCAAATAAATGCCAACTCACAGATCCAAGCTCCAAGCTACAAAAAACTAGCAAGAGAAAGCGATGGAGGTCCTGCAGCCTTTGTTGCATATCTTGA